TTCCTTCAGATATGTTCCCTGACTGTGATGGAATTATAGGAGGACCGCCATGTCAATCATGGAGTGAAGCAGGTTCTTTAAAGGGGATCAATGACCCGCGAGGACAATTATTTTATCAGTATATACGTATTTTGAAGGATAAAAACCCTAAGTTTTTCCTTGCCGAAAATGTTAAGGGGATGATGGCAAGACGACATAATGATGCCGTTGAGAATATAGTTTCTCAATTTGAAGAAGCTGGTTATGATGTCTTTATTCACTTGTTAAATGCAAGTGACTATGGTGTTCCACAAGATAGAAAAAGAGTTTTTTATGTGGGATTTAGGAAAGATTTGAAGGTTAAATTTGAACCACCCAAACCATATAAAAACAAATTAACTTTTAAAGATGCTATTTTGGACTTGAAGGATTCTGCAATACCGGCATTAGAGAGAAATAAAACTAATGGTAATAATTGCAAAGTTATGAATCATGAATACTTTGTCGGTGCGTACTCACCTATTTTTATGAGTAGAAATAGAGTTAGACGATGGGATGAACAGGCATTTACAGTTCAAGCTTCAGGAAGACAATGTCAGCTACATCCACAAGCACCAGTGATGCCTAAAGTAAAAAAAAATAAAAATATATTCGAACCTGGTAAGGAAGCACTATACAGAAGATTAACAGTGAGAGAGTGTGCAAGAATACAAGGGTTTCCAGATGATTTTAAATTCTATTATACGAATTTAAATGATGCCTATAAAATGATTGGTAATGCTGTGCCAGTAAATCTTGCATTTGAAATGGCTAAAGCAATTTCATCTACTTTAGATAATTCAAGTGTAAATAGTAATCTATTAAAAACTGGTACAGATAATTAATTGGAGGTTAGTCATGAGCAATAAAAGTAATAATCAAGGAAGAGCATATGAGTTCTCCTATTTAATTACATTATTTGATGAAATATCTAAAGTAAGACCGGCAAAGATAGAAAAAAATAGTAGTTACTTTGCAGCAGAAAGAGCGTGGAATACTTTAGCTGACTCTGAAAAAACAATATATAAAGTTAGTGCCTTGGCAGGAGTTAACACTATATTTGACCTTGAACCTTTGATTTTAGATGATGGGGATGATGAGCTTGAATTAAAAATTCAATCGGATGATAAAGGGAAGGAAGGCGATGTAAGAGATGTCTTGATTATTAGACGAGGGATTGAATGGGAAATAGGTTTAAGTGTTAAGCATAATCATTTTGCTGTTAAGCATAGTAGGCTGTCAAAGAACTTAGATTTTGGCAGAAAATGGTATGGTATCGATTGTTCCGAACAATATTGGAAAGAGATTAAACCTATATTTGAATATCTTGACGTTGAGAAACAAAAGGACTCTAAGTGGAGCGATTTACCTAATAAAGAAGATGATGTATATATTCCATTGTTAAATGCTTTCAAAGGCGAATTGGAAAGGCAAAATCATTTGTTTGGAAAAGACATACCAAAACTTATGGTGGAGTACTTACTTGGAGAATTTGATTTTTATAAAGTTATTGGAATTGATAATAAACGAACAACTCAAATTCAAAGTTATAATTTAAGAGGCACTTTAAATAAGCAGGGGAATAAGAAAAAGAGAAGCATTGAATTACCAATATCGACACTTCCAACACGAATTGTAAGTTTAGAATATAAACCGGGTAGTAAAAACACCTTGGAATTATATCTTGATGGTGGTTGGCAATTTAGTTTCAGAATTCATAATGCTTCGACTAAAGTAGAATCAAGTTTGAAGTTTGATATACAAATTATAGGGATGCCTACGACTATTATTTCAATAGATTGTAGATGGAAGTAATGGCTGTTAAAATAGGAGGATAAAAATGAAAAGAATATTTATTAGTTTTGCAATTGAGGATGAAAGATTAAGAGATTTTTTGAAAGGACAATCTAAAAATGCAAATAGTCCATTTGAATTTGTTGATATGTCAGTGAAACAACCATGGGATTCACAATGGAAAACAAATTGTAGAAGCAGAATAAAAGGATGTGATGGTGTGATTTCTATTATTACAACA
This is a stretch of genomic DNA from Campylobacter sp. RM6914. It encodes these proteins:
- a CDS encoding HaeIII family restriction endonuclease encodes the protein MSNKSNNQGRAYEFSYLITLFDEISKVRPAKIEKNSSYFAAERAWNTLADSEKTIYKVSALAGVNTIFDLEPLILDDGDDELELKIQSDDKGKEGDVRDVLIIRRGIEWEIGLSVKHNHFAVKHSRLSKNLDFGRKWYGIDCSEQYWKEIKPIFEYLDVEKQKDSKWSDLPNKEDDVYIPLLNAFKGELERQNHLFGKDIPKLMVEYLLGEFDFYKVIGIDNKRTTQIQSYNLRGTLNKQGNKKKRSIELPISTLPTRIVSLEYKPGSKNTLELYLDGGWQFSFRIHNASTKVESSLKFDIQIIGMPTTIISIDCRWK
- a CDS encoding TIR domain-containing protein; protein product: MKRIFISFAIEDERLRDFLKGQSKNANSPFEFVDMSVKQPWDSQWKTNCRSRIKGCDGVISIITTNTKNASGQIWEMKCAKDENIPIVGIYGNDNHAGVKVPDECGYIRLMDWTWSNISNWINNI
- a CDS encoding DNA cytosine methyltransferase; amino-acid sequence: MNLVSLFSGAGGLDLGFERAGFNVVAANEYDKTIWETYEKNHKTKLIKGDICRIPSDMFPDCDGIIGGPPCQSWSEAGSLKGINDPRGQLFYQYIRILKDKNPKFFLAENVKGMMARRHNDAVENIVSQFEEAGYDVFIHLLNASDYGVPQDRKRVFYVGFRKDLKVKFEPPKPYKNKLTFKDAILDLKDSAIPALERNKTNGNNCKVMNHEYFVGAYSPIFMSRNRVRRWDEQAFTVQASGRQCQLHPQAPVMPKVKKNKNIFEPGKEALYRRLTVRECARIQGFPDDFKFYYTNLNDAYKMIGNAVPVNLAFEMAKAISSTLDNSSVNSNLLKTGTDN